The Argentina anserina chromosome 3, drPotAnse1.1, whole genome shotgun sequence genome includes a region encoding these proteins:
- the LOC126789478 gene encoding L-type lectin-domain containing receptor kinase IX.1-like, whose translation MAVNSTLLLSLTQFQLHLLLFLVLPFSATPLTFNFPNFPPSVASDIFMEGNASADGSLRLTKSAVDVEKNQSVGRATYHQPFLLRQISTGKLADFTSNFTFVIDSRGNPLYGDGLAFFIAPNGSELNSTIGRGGALGLPVINPPDTESSYMFPFVAVEFDIFNNPLTSVQDPAGDHVGIDVNSTKSLITGRWNGSVVNGGINCAMVSYDSVTKNLSVAYTSYVNGAPVMRYVHHKVDLEKCLPEWVIVGFSAATGATTALHKINSWSFNSTLLDDENSTSVDPAPIEPTSGNANVGLVVGLVVGGVVISVGLLSLIWFLFCRKRRETTEESSDDDTRVLYDLDAEDFEKGTGPRKFSYNELVLATSDFAQGEKLGEGGFGGVYRGFIKDMNSYAAVKKISRGSKQGLKEYAAEVSIISRLRHRNLVQLIGWCHEKKLLLVYEFMPNGSLDSHLFKEKSLLTWEVRYNIAHGLASGLLYLHQEWDQCVLHRDIKSSNVMLDANYNAKLGDFGLAKLVDHGKLSQTTVVAGTMGYMAMEYVTTGKASKETDVYSFGVVALEIACGRKPIDYSYEKEQINMVEWVWELYGEGKIIEAADPKLCGEFDEKQMECLMIVGLWYSHPDHNCRPLIQQAIQVLNFEVPLPNLPLKMPVAFAPQLTLSMLYSGDTTRGQSESSGYDSTINSSQLISSSTTNSNPTAS comes from the coding sequence ATGGCTGTCAACAGCACATTACTATTGTCCCTAACCCAGTTTCAGttgcatcttcttctctttctagtGTTGCCCTTCTCTGCAACTCCATTGACCTTCAACTTCCCCAACTTTCCTCCTAGTGTTGCTAGCGATATATTCATGGAGGGAAATGCTTCCGCCGATGGTTCCCTCCGCCTTACCAAAAGCGCCGTCGATGTTGAAAAGAACCAAAGCGTTGGCCGAGCCACCTACCACCAGCCCTTCCTCCTCCGTCAAATCTCCACGGGGAAACTCGCCGACTTCACCTCAAACTTTACGTTCGTCATCGACTCTCGCGGCAATCCATTGTATGGCGACGGTCTCGCCTTCTTCATCGCGCCAAATGGGTCCGAACTCAACTCCACAATCGGCAGAGGTGGCGCTCTCGGCCTACCTGTTATAAACCCGCCGGATACAGAGTCCAGTTATATGTTCCCGTTTGTGGCGGTGGAGTTTGACATTTTTAACAATCCGCTGACGTCGGTGCAAGATCCCGCAGGCGACCATGTCGGCATCGATGTGAACTCGACAAAGTCTTTGATCACAGGGCGTTGGAATGGCAGCGTTGTGAATGGGGGAATCAATTGTGCTATGGTTAGCTATGACTCTGTGACCAAAAATCTTAGTGTTGCTTACACAAGTTATGTGAATGGTGCACCAGTAATGAGGTATGTTCATCACAAGGTGGATTTGGAAAAGTGCTTGCCAGAATGGGTGATCGTTGGCTTCTCTGCGGCAACAGGCGCTACGACTGCTCTGCATAAGATCAACTCTTGGAGCTTTAATTCAACTTTACTGGACGATGAGAATAGCACATCAGTTGATCCTGCGCCAATCGAACCCACGTCAGGAAATGCCAATGTTGGACTAGTAGTTGGGTTGGTTGTTGGTGGAGTTGTTATCTCGGTTGGTCTGTTGAGTTTAATTTGGTTCCTCTTCTGCAGAAAGAGGAGGGAAACAACTGAGGAAAGTAGTGATGATGATACTAGGGTACTTTATGATTTGGATGCTGAAGATTTCGAAAAGGGGACTGGCCCTAGGAAGTTTTCGTACAATGAATTGGTCCTAGCAACTAGTGATTTTGCACAGGGAGAAAAGCTTGGGGAGGGAGGATTTGGCGGAGTTTACAGAGGCTTCATCAAAGATATGAACTCGTATGCAGCTGTTAAGAAGATATCAAGGGGGTCTAAACAAGGGCTGAAGGAGTATGCAGCAGAAGTGAGTATCATCAGTCGGCTCAGGCACCGGAATCTGGTGCAACTAATCGGTTGGTGCCATGAAAAGAAACTCCTACTTGTCTACGAATTCATGCCCAATGGTAGTTTGGATTCTCATTTGTTCAAAGAAAAAAGCTTGCTGACTTGGGAGGTAAGATACAATATTGCACATGGATTGGCATCGGGATTGCTCTATCTACACCAAGAATGGGATCAATGTGTGCTGCACAGGGACATCAAATCTAGCAATGTTATGTTAGATGCAAATTATAACGCTAAACTTGGAGATTTTGGGTTAGCCAAACTTGTAGACCATGGAAAACTATCTCAAACAACAGTTGTGGCCGGAACCATGGGTTACATGGCTATGGAATATGTTACAACAGGAAAAGCAAGCAAGGAAACAGATGTCTACAGCTTCGGAGTAGTTGCCTTGGAAATAGCATGCGGGAGAAAACCAATTGATTACAGCTATGAAAAAGAGCAAATCAATATGGTGGAATGGGTTTGGGAGCTCTATGGAGAAGGGAAAATCATTGAAGCAGCAGACCCAAAATTGTGCGGAGAATTTGATGAGAAGCAAATGGAGTGCTTAATGATTGTCGGGTTATGGTATTCTCATCCGGATCACAATTGTAGACCTTTGATACAACAAGCAATACAAGTTCTTAACTTCGAAGTTCCACTTCCCAATCTTCCATTGAAGATGCCTGTGGCCTTTGCTCCTCAGTTAACACTATCGATGTTGTATAGTGGTGATACTACTAGAGGTCAGAGTGAGTCTTCAGGATATGATTCTACCATCAATTCCTCACAGCTCATCTCATCCTCTACCACGAATTCGAATCCAACTGCAAGTTAA
- the LOC126787057 gene encoding uncharacterized protein LOC126787057 codes for MAQFNNDHLITWCKARGTTLKFSYVAHPKTNGLVEAANKLIKGLLRKKLDDAKGLWPEKLNEVRWEICTTPTEATGKTPFCLMYGTEAILLIEIIQPTQRVSLFDPETNSENMQLDRDLLEEKDAARHHNILNKERVARFNISRVKSRTLQLGD; via the coding sequence ATGGCTCAGTTCAATAATGATCACCTCATCACGTGGTGCAAAGCAAGGGGGACTACGCTCAAGTTTTCCTATGTCGCGCACCCCAAGACTAATGGGCTAGTGGAGGCCGCCAACAAACTAATCAAGGGCCTCCTTAGAAAGAAATTGGATGATGCAAAGGGGCTTTGGCCCGAGAAGCTTAACGAAGTACGATGGGAAATCTGCACCACGCCAACAGAGGCCACAGGCAAGACACCTTTTTGTCTAATGTACGGCACAGAAGCAATACTTCTCATCGAAATAATCCAGCCAACACAACGGGTTTCGCTGTTTGACCCCGAGACCAATTCGGAAAATATGCAACTAGATAGAGACCTCTTGGAGGAGAAGGATGCAGCGCGCCATCACAACATCCTAAACAAGGAACGTGTGGCACGCTTCAACATATCTAGAGTAAAGAGCAGAACCCTTCAGCTCGGtgactga
- the LOC126789479 gene encoding L-type lectin-domain containing receptor kinase IX.1-like, giving the protein MAVKSTLLLSLTQFHLHLLLFLVLPFSATPLTFNFPNFPPNVTSDILMEGNASADGSLRLTKSDDAKNLKNSVARATYRQPFLLRESSTGKLADFTSNFTFIINSRGNPSNGDGLAFFIAPNGSELNSTILSGSTLGLPVINPLDTESSYLFPFVAVEFDIYNNSRTSVQDPPDDHVGIDVNSTKSLITGIWNGSVVNGANNSAMVSYDSVTKNISVAYTSYVNGAPVMRYVHFKVDLQKCLPNLVIVGFSAATGAVTALHKITSWSFSSTLLEDEISTSVDSAPITPTSGNVNIGLVVGLVVGGVVILVGVLGVLWFIFCRKRRRATGESTDEDSSQLNDLDLQFEKGTGPRKFSYNELALATSDFAQGQKLGEGGFGGVYKGFIKDLNSYVAVKKISRGSKQGLKEYGAEVSIISRLRHRNLVQLIGWCHQKKLLLVYEFMPNGSLDAHLFKEKSLLTWEVRYKIAHDLASGLLYLHQGWEQCVLHRDIKSSNVMLDANFNAKLGDFGLAKLVDHGKLSQTTVVAGTMGYMALEYITTAKASKETDVYSFGVVALEIACGRKPIDHSCEEEQINMVEWVWELYGEGKIIEAADPKLCGEFDEKQMECLLIVGLWCSHPDHNSRPLIQQAIQVLNFELPLPNLPLKMPEAFAPLLTLSMFRSGDTTGDQSESAGYGSTINSSQLTIPSTTNSNTSAS; this is encoded by the coding sequence ATGGCTGTCAAGAGCACATTACTATTGTCCCTAACCCAGTTTCACctgcatcttcttctctttctagtGTTGCCCTTCTCTGCAACTCCATTGACCTTCAATTTCCCCAACTTTCCCCCTAATGTTACCAGCGATATATTAATGGAGGGAAATGCTTCCGCCGACGGTTCCCTCCGCCTTACCAAAAGCGACGATGCAAAGAATTTGAAGAACAGCGTTGCCCGAGCCACCTACCGCCAGCCCTTCCTCCTCCGTGAAAGCTCCACGGGGAAACTCGCCGATTTCACCTCAAACTTTACATTCATCATCAACTCTCGCGGCAATCCGTCGAATGGCGACGGTCTCGCCTTCTTCATCGCGCCAAATGGGTCGGAACTCAACTCCACAATCCTCTCCGGCAGCACTCTCGGCCTACCTGTTATAAACCCGCTAGATACAGAGTCTAGTTATCTATTCCCGTTTGTGGCGGTGGAGTTTGACATCTACAACAATTCGCGGACGTCGGTGCAAGATCCTCCCGACGACCATGTCGGCATTGATGTCAACTCGACAAAGTCTTTGATCACAGGGATTTGGAATGGCAGTGTTGTGAATGGGGCAAACAATAGTGCTATGGTTAGCTATGACTCTGTGACCAAAAATATTAGTGTTGCCTACACAAGTTATGTGAATGGTGCACCAGTAATGAGGTATGTTCATTTCAAGGTGGATTTGCAAAAGTGCTTGCCGAATTTGGTCATCGTGGGTTTCTCGGCCGCAACGGGCGCTGTGACTGCTCTGCATAAGATAACCTCTTGGAGTTTTAGTTCAACCTTACTGGAAGATGAAATCAGCACATCAGTTGATTCTGCGCCAATCACACCCACATCAGGAAATGTCAACATTGGTCTAGTAGTTGGATTGGTTGTTGGAGGTGTTGTTATCTTGGTGGGTGTGCTGGGTGTGCTTTGGTTCATCTTCTGCCGGAAGAGGAGGAGAGCAACTGGGGAAAGCACTGATGAGGATTCTAGTCAGCTTAATGATTTGGACCTTCAATTCGAGAAGGGGACGGGCCCAAGGAAGTTTTCCTACAATGAATTGGCCCTTGCAACTAGTGATTTTGCACAGGGACAAAAGCTTGGGGAAGGAGGGTTCGGTGGAGTTTACAAAGGCTTCATCAAAGATCTGAACTCGTATGTTGCTGTTAAGAAGATATCAAGGGGGTCTAAACAAGGGTTGAAGGAGTATGGTGCAGAAGTGAGTATTATTAGCCGGCTTCGGCACCGGAATCTAGTTCAACTCATCGGTTGGTGTCATCAAAAGAAACTCCTACTTGTCTACGAATTTATGCCCAATGGTAGCTTGGATGCTCATTTGTTCAAAGAAAAAAGCTTGTTAACTTGGGAGGTAAGATACAAAATTGCACATGATTTGGCATCGGGTTTACTCTATCTACACCAAGGTTGGGAACAATGTGTGCTACATAGGGATATCAAATCTAGCAATGTTATGTTAGATGCAAACTTCAACGCTAAACTTGGTGATTTCGGGTTAGCCAAACTTGTAGACCATGGAAAACTATCCCAAACAACAGTTGTGGCCGGAACCATGGGCTACATGGCTTTGGAATATATTACAACAGCAAAAGCAAGCAAGGAAACAGATGTCTACAGCTTTGGAGTAGTTGCTTTGGAAATAGCATGCGGGAGAAAACCCATTGATCACAGCTGTGAAGAAGAGCAAATCAATATGGTGGAATGGGTGTGGGAGCTCTATGGAGAAGGGAAAATCATTGAAGCAGCAGACCCAAAATTGTGCGGAGAATTTGATGAGAAGCAAATGGAGTGCTTATTGATTGTCGGGTTATGGTGTTCTCATCCGGATCACAATTCTAGACCTTTGATACAACAAGCAATCCAAGTTCTTAACTTCGAACTTCCACTGCCCAATCTTCCATTGAAGATGCCCGAGGCCTTTGCTCCTCTGTTAACGCTATCGATGTTTCGTAGTGGTGACACTACTGGAGATCAAAGTGAGTCTGCAGGATATGGTTCTACCATCAACTCCTCACAGTTGACCATACCCTCTACCACAAATTCGAATACATCTGCAAGTTAA